A stretch of the Gemmatimonadaceae bacterium genome encodes the following:
- a CDS encoding BamA/TamA family outer membrane protein — translation MGFASSLPSTAAAQYFGRNKVQYQTFHFKRLKTPHFDIYYYPAESLAAVDAARMAERWYARHSKTLTDEFDRRSIILYANHADFEQTNVIGGFIDQSTGGVTEGLRSRVVLPFTGVYADDDHVIGHELTHVFQYDIAGKMKGGGMIALDRLPLWLIEGMAEYLSLGRNDPNTAMWLRDAALRNDIPTIKKLSTDPRYFPYRYGEALWAYIGGRWGDDVVQQLYRASLQSGFELGIRRTLGMSSDTLSAQWLQAIRDAYLPLMQGRQVPDSLGKRLLRPGSKYGDMDVSPALSPDGKYLAFLTTRGLLNIDLYVADAQTGRIVKKLTGPNSDQHFDAISFINSSGSWSPNGKDFAFIVYADGKNEIDVFNVDRKDIIRRIKPKQGVSAITDVSWGPNDQMVFSGMVGGISDLFLYDLKTGNQERLTHDRYAQIQPAWSPDGKTVAFVTDSGPLTNLDTLKYGPMHLALMDMDTRKISLVPVFPNAKSINPQYSPDGKSIYFVSDRGGYDDIYRINLQTNEVYEVTKSATGVSGIEALSPALSVAKDEGRLAFSLFERGGYSLHTMQPDEAGGTLLGPNVDTTSIAGNMPPLKPVEVGEITQRVHDPVTGLPPAEQYASLPYNPKISLEYLGSPGVGVGVGPYGTIAGGGVTAYFADQLSNNVIGVELGGAGDIQDFGGSVFYANLAHRWNWQVGLSHTVYPLIGADAFDTTLTDNSGNQVPTTVFEQRLIRQYYDQVNAATQYPLDLTKRFEFGISATHLSYGTQLFRLFIDPTTGIPFGETQQNVSSGLPTWNYVSLTAAFVGDYSYYGFTSPIAGGRYRFEVDPSFGSLRMENVLADYRRYFFMRPITFAFRAIHIGRYGPDADNPELFPLYVGDPQLVRGYDVNSINANECVASATSSCPVFDRLIGSKMAVANVELRIPVLGTDQFGLINFPYLATELSPFVDAGVAWTSADQPNIEFSTTSQGRVPIFSAGVSMRVNVLSYLVAEVWYAHPFQRPNAKNQWGFQLTPGW, via the coding sequence ATGGGATTCGCCTCTAGCCTGCCGTCCACTGCCGCGGCGCAGTACTTCGGCCGCAACAAAGTCCAATACCAGACGTTCCACTTCAAGCGCCTCAAGACGCCGCACTTCGACATCTACTACTATCCCGCGGAGTCGCTCGCGGCAGTCGACGCCGCGCGCATGGCGGAGCGGTGGTACGCGCGGCACAGCAAGACGTTGACCGACGAATTCGATCGGCGCTCGATCATCCTCTACGCCAACCACGCCGATTTCGAGCAGACCAACGTCATCGGCGGATTCATCGACCAGAGCACCGGCGGCGTCACCGAGGGGCTGCGGAGCCGCGTCGTCTTGCCGTTCACCGGCGTGTACGCCGACGACGACCACGTGATCGGCCATGAGCTGACGCACGTATTCCAGTACGACATCGCCGGAAAGATGAAGGGCGGCGGCATGATCGCACTCGACCGCCTCCCGCTCTGGCTCATCGAAGGCATGGCTGAATATCTCTCGTTAGGCAGGAACGACCCGAACACCGCGATGTGGCTGCGCGACGCGGCGCTGCGCAACGACATTCCGACGATCAAGAAGCTGAGCACGGACCCGCGCTATTTCCCGTACCGCTACGGCGAGGCGCTGTGGGCGTACATTGGCGGGCGCTGGGGCGACGACGTCGTCCAGCAGCTCTACCGCGCGTCCCTGCAGAGCGGATTCGAGTTGGGCATCCGCCGCACCCTCGGCATGAGCAGCGACACGCTGTCGGCGCAGTGGCTGCAGGCAATCCGCGACGCGTACCTCCCGCTCATGCAGGGCCGCCAGGTGCCCGATTCGTTAGGCAAGCGCCTCCTCCGGCCCGGCAGCAAGTACGGCGACATGGACGTCTCGCCGGCGCTGAGCCCCGACGGGAAGTACCTCGCGTTCCTGACGACGCGCGGCCTGCTGAACATCGACCTGTACGTCGCCGACGCGCAGACGGGACGGATCGTCAAGAAGCTCACGGGGCCGAACAGCGACCAGCACTTCGACGCGATCAGCTTCATCAACTCGTCGGGCTCGTGGTCGCCGAACGGCAAGGACTTCGCGTTCATCGTGTACGCCGACGGCAAGAACGAGATCGACGTGTTCAACGTCGACAGGAAGGACATCATCCGGCGCATCAAACCCAAACAGGGCGTGAGCGCGATCACCGACGTCTCGTGGGGGCCTAACGATCAGATGGTGTTCTCCGGCATGGTCGGCGGCATCAGCGATCTGTTCCTCTACGACCTCAAGACGGGCAACCAGGAACGCCTCACGCACGATCGCTACGCGCAGATCCAGCCGGCGTGGTCGCCCGACGGCAAGACGGTCGCGTTCGTCACGGATTCCGGCCCGCTCACCAATCTCGATACGCTCAAGTACGGGCCGATGCACCTCGCCCTCATGGACATGGACACGCGCAAGATCTCGCTCGTGCCCGTGTTCCCGAACGCGAAGTCGATCAACCCGCAGTATTCGCCGGACGGCAAGAGCATTTACTTCGTCTCCGACCGCGGCGGATACGATGACATCTATCGCATTAACCTGCAGACGAACGAAGTGTACGAGGTGACGAAGTCGGCGACGGGCGTGAGCGGCATCGAAGCGCTCTCCCCCGCCCTGTCGGTCGCCAAGGACGAAGGGCGGCTCGCGTTCTCGTTGTTCGAGCGCGGCGGGTACTCGCTGCACACGATGCAGCCCGACGAAGCCGGCGGCACGCTGCTCGGGCCTAACGTGGACACGACGTCGATCGCCGGCAACATGCCGCCGCTCAAACCGGTGGAAGTCGGCGAGATCACGCAGCGCGTGCATGATCCGGTCACCGGCTTGCCGCCGGCCGAGCAGTATGCGTCGCTCCCCTACAACCCGAAGATCTCGCTCGAGTACCTGGGCTCGCCCGGTGTGGGCGTGGGCGTCGGGCCGTACGGAACGATCGCCGGCGGCGGCGTCACCGCGTACTTCGCCGACCAGTTGAGCAACAACGTCATCGGTGTTGAGTTAGGCGGCGCGGGCGACATCCAGGACTTCGGCGGATCGGTCTTCTACGCCAACCTCGCCCACCGATGGAACTGGCAGGTGGGTCTCTCGCACACCGTCTATCCCCTGATCGGCGCCGATGCATTCGACACGACGCTGACCGACAACAGCGGCAACCAGGTTCCGACGACGGTGTTCGAGCAGCGGCTCATTCGCCAGTACTACGACCAGGTGAACGCGGCCACGCAGTACCCGCTCGATCTCACGAAACGCTTCGAGTTCGGCATTTCGGCGACGCACCTGAGTTACGGCACGCAGCTCTTCCGGCTGTTCATCGACCCGACCACCGGCATTCCGTTCGGCGAAACGCAGCAGAACGTGTCGTCGGGATTGCCGACCTGGAACTACGTGTCGCTGACGGCGGCGTTCGTGGGCGACTACTCGTACTACGGATTCACGTCGCCGATCGCCGGCGGCCGCTATCGCTTCGAGGTCGACCCATCGTTCGGATCGCTGCGCATGGAGAACGTACTGGCCGACTACCGGCGCTATTTCTTCATGCGTCCGATCACGTTCGCCTTCCGGGCCATTCACATCGGCCGGTACGGGCCGGACGCGGACAACCCGGAGTTGTTCCCGCTGTACGTCGGCGATCCGCAGCTCGTGCGCGGCTACGACGTGAACTCGATCAACGCAAACGAGTGCGTCGCGTCCGCGACCAGCAGCTGCCCGGTGTTCGACCGATTGATCGGCAGCAAGATGGCGGTGGCCAACGTGGAGTTGCGCATTCCAGTGTTAGGCACCGACCAGTTCGGGCTGATCAACTTCCCGTACCTGGCCACCGAGCTCTCGCCGTTCGTGGACGCCGGCGTCGCCTGGACATCGGCCGACCAGCCGAACATCGAGTTCTCGACTACGTCGCAGGGCCGCGTGCCGATTTTCAGCGCCGGCGTGAGCATGCGCGTGAACGTGTTGAGCTATCTCGTGGCGGAAGTCTGGTACGCGCACCCGTTCCAGCGTCCGAACGCGAAGAACCAGTGGGGATTCCAGCTCACGCCGGGATGGTAA
- a CDS encoding DUF4342 domain-containing protein, whose amino-acid sequence MTEQNSSKGYAMTPTTPPPSSEEKVHTEEHKVSGERLLSRVKELVHQGNIRRITIKNEQGHTLMEVPLTVGVVGAVLLPIWVAIGALAALAANYTLVVEKVDKA is encoded by the coding sequence ATGACCGAGCAGAACTCATCCAAGGGGTACGCGATGACGCCCACCACACCGCCTCCATCGTCCGAGGAAAAGGTCCATACCGAGGAGCACAAGGTGAGCGGCGAGCGCCTGCTGTCGCGCGTGAAGGAGCTCGTCCACCAGGGCAACATCCGCCGCATCACGATCAAGAACGAGCAGGGGCACACGCTGATGGAAGTGCCGCTGACGGTCGGCGTGGTGGGGGCGGTGCTGCTGCCGATCTGGGTGGCGATCGGCGCACTGGCGGCGCTGGCGGCCAACTACACGCTCGTCGTGGAGAAAGTCGACAAAGCCTGA